In one Pseudomonas sp. SCA2728.1_7 genomic region, the following are encoded:
- a CDS encoding ATP-dependent DNA ligase, which produces MRAFAELYAELDATTSSNAKLAAMQTYFAQAEPHDAAWAVYFLSGGRPRQLVPVRILRELAVEISGLEPWLFEESYQAVGDLAETISLVLAENPHSSDAGLAEWIEDKLLPLRGETPEYLSRQLPALWAQLDRSSLMLCIKLITGSFRVGVSKLLVTRALASMAGLDSKRVAQRLVGYTDLSNRPSAASYLKLIAPESSDEHAQRGGQPYPFFLAHALSQPVEEFETLIGPVSDWQIEWKWDGIRAQVVKREGRLWIWSRGEELVTERFPELDVLVHGLPDGTVIDGEIVVWKSTHPRTEDAFDPQSTEPPAVQSFALLQQRIGRKTLDKKILEDVPVVVLAYDLLEWQGEDWRNQPQAKRRAQLEEVIARCNSPVLLASPVLTGTDWFDLARQRESSRRLGVEGMMLKARDALYGVGRTKDMGVWWKWKVDPFSVDAVLIYAQRGHGRRASLYSDYTFAVWDGPPESSQRALVPFAKAYSGLTDAEMRQVDSIVRKTTVEKFGPVSSVKPSLVFELGFEGIALSRRHKSGIAVRFPRMLRWRQDKTVDEADSLATLQDLLA; this is translated from the coding sequence ATGAGAGCATTCGCCGAGTTGTACGCCGAACTCGACGCGACCACGTCAAGCAACGCCAAACTGGCGGCGATGCAGACCTACTTCGCCCAGGCCGAACCCCATGACGCCGCGTGGGCCGTGTACTTTCTGTCCGGTGGCCGGCCCCGGCAACTGGTGCCGGTGCGAATCCTGCGCGAACTGGCTGTCGAGATTTCCGGCCTGGAACCGTGGTTGTTCGAAGAAAGTTATCAAGCAGTCGGCGACCTCGCGGAAACCATTTCGCTGGTACTCGCGGAAAACCCGCACAGTTCCGACGCCGGCCTCGCCGAGTGGATCGAAGACAAACTGCTGCCGCTACGCGGTGAAACACCGGAATACCTCAGCCGCCAACTGCCCGCCCTGTGGGCGCAACTGGATCGATCGAGCCTGATGCTCTGCATCAAATTGATCACCGGGAGTTTCCGCGTTGGCGTCTCGAAATTGCTGGTCACCCGCGCCTTGGCCTCAATGGCCGGACTGGACAGCAAGCGCGTGGCGCAGCGTCTGGTCGGTTACACCGATCTGTCCAACCGGCCGAGCGCCGCCAGTTACTTGAAACTGATCGCTCCTGAATCCAGCGATGAACATGCCCAGCGCGGCGGTCAGCCCTACCCGTTCTTCCTCGCCCATGCCTTGTCGCAACCGGTGGAAGAATTCGAAACGCTGATCGGCCCGGTCAGCGATTGGCAGATTGAATGGAAATGGGATGGCATTCGCGCGCAAGTGGTCAAGCGCGAGGGGCGGCTATGGATTTGGTCGCGGGGCGAGGAACTGGTCACCGAGCGTTTTCCCGAATTGGATGTGCTGGTACACGGCTTGCCCGACGGCACGGTGATCGACGGCGAAATCGTCGTGTGGAAAAGCACGCACCCGCGCACCGAAGACGCCTTTGATCCGCAATCGACCGAACCACCGGCCGTGCAGTCCTTCGCCCTGCTGCAACAACGTATCGGCCGCAAGACCCTCGACAAGAAAATCCTCGAAGACGTGCCGGTGGTGGTGCTTGCCTACGACTTGCTCGAATGGCAGGGCGAAGACTGGCGCAATCAGCCGCAGGCCAAACGCCGTGCGCAACTGGAAGAGGTCATCGCCCGCTGTAACAGTCCGGTGCTGCTGGCCTCACCGGTGCTGACCGGCACTGATTGGTTCGACCTCGCCCGCCAACGCGAGTCTTCGCGGCGACTGGGTGTCGAGGGAATGATGCTCAAGGCGCGCGACGCGTTGTATGGCGTGGGGCGAACCAAGGACATGGGCGTCTGGTGGAAGTGGAAAGTCGATCCGTTCAGTGTCGATGCCGTGTTGATTTATGCGCAGCGCGGCCATGGCCGGCGGGCCAGTTTGTACAGCGATTACACCTTTGCCGTGTGGGACGGCCCGCCCGAGTCCAGCCAACGCGCGCTGGTGCCGTTTGCCAAGGCCTATTCCGGGCTGACCGATGCGGAGATGCGTCAGGTCGACAGCATCGTGCGCAAGACCACGGTGGAGAAATTCGGCCCGGTGAGCAGTGTGAAGCCGAGTCTGGTGTTTGAGCTGGGTTTCGAAGGCATCGCCCTGTCGCGGCGGCATAAGAGCGGGATTGCCGTGCGGTTTCCCCGGATGTTGCGCTGGCGTCAGGATAAAACCGTGGATGAAGCGGACAGCCTAGCCACATTGCAGGATCTTCTCGCCTGA